A single window of Chitinophaga sp. XS-30 DNA harbors:
- the rfbF gene encoding glucose-1-phosphate cytidylyltransferase: MKVVILAGGLGTRLSEETSLRPKPMVEIGGMPILWHIMKIYSSYGFNDFVICLGYKGYIIKEYFANYFLHKSDVTIDLKNNSLSIHDSQAEPWTVTLVDTGISSMTGGRIKRIERFIGSESFFLTYGDGVGDIDIPQLLEFHRSNNRTCTVTSVQPSGRFGTLNIKDDMKVESFIEKPKGDGAWINGGFFVCANQKFSNT; the protein is encoded by the coding sequence ATGAAAGTTGTAATTCTTGCCGGCGGTTTAGGCACACGGTTATCAGAAGAAACATCCTTAAGGCCGAAACCAATGGTAGAAATAGGGGGTATGCCTATTCTATGGCATATTATGAAAATATACTCCTCTTATGGATTTAATGATTTTGTCATTTGCCTTGGGTACAAAGGATATATCATTAAAGAATACTTTGCGAACTACTTCCTGCATAAATCAGATGTGACCATTGACCTGAAGAATAACTCGCTAAGTATCCACGACTCACAGGCTGAACCCTGGACTGTAACTCTGGTGGATACCGGAATTTCGTCCATGACAGGAGGAAGAATTAAAAGAATTGAGCGATTTATTGGTAGCGAGTCATTTTTTCTCACATATGGAGACGGCGTTGGCGATATAGATATTCCCCAGCTCTTGGAATTCCACCGTAGCAATAATAGAACCTGCACGGTTACCTCCGTACAACCGTCAGGCCGGTTCGGAACTTTAAATATTAAGGATGACATGAAAGTGGAATCTTTTATTGAAAAACCCAAAGGAGATGGCGCATGGATCAATGGCGGTTTTTTTGTGTGTGCCAACCAGAAATTTTCAAATACATAG
- the rfbG gene encoding CDP-glucose 4,6-dehydratase gives MKEKIDIITNAFAGKRVFVTGHTGFKGSWMVAWLHLLGANVRGYALAPQGKDALYSQIDGDKLCDSVIADIRDEAKLKQELVSFRPDFVFHLAAQPLVRKSYEIPLETFDTNVMGTAYVLNAVRDVSTPCTAVIITTDKVYENREWLYPYRENEPLGGYDPYSASKAACEIVCGAYRNSYFNPSDYVTHKKSISTARAGNVIGGGDWAENRIIPDLIRAFSKKQELSVRNPEAIRPWQHVMEPLFGYLLLAALMAKEPIRFAAAWNFGPEAKDTLTVKDLVEIAIKQWGSGQMRVENPKHQYHEANLLKLDISMAVGMLGWTPRYSAEKSIEVTINWYKDYLDGKNAFDIMKDQIKAYTS, from the coding sequence ATGAAAGAAAAGATTGATATTATAACAAATGCCTTTGCCGGCAAAAGGGTATTTGTTACAGGTCATACAGGCTTTAAAGGATCCTGGATGGTTGCATGGTTACACCTGTTGGGGGCAAATGTTAGAGGATATGCATTGGCCCCGCAGGGAAAAGATGCACTTTACTCTCAGATCGACGGCGATAAGTTATGTGATTCGGTTATCGCCGACATCCGGGACGAGGCAAAATTAAAGCAGGAATTAGTCTCTTTCCGGCCGGATTTCGTTTTTCATCTTGCCGCCCAGCCTCTGGTAAGGAAATCGTACGAAATTCCGCTGGAGACATTTGATACGAATGTAATGGGCACTGCATATGTATTAAATGCAGTGCGGGATGTGTCTACCCCCTGTACGGCCGTGATAATTACCACTGACAAGGTTTACGAAAACAGGGAATGGCTATACCCGTACAGGGAAAATGAGCCACTGGGCGGATATGATCCGTATAGCGCAAGCAAAGCCGCCTGTGAAATTGTTTGCGGGGCATACAGAAACAGCTATTTTAATCCTTCTGACTATGTAACTCATAAAAAATCTATCTCGACTGCAAGAGCCGGAAATGTTATTGGTGGCGGCGATTGGGCTGAGAACAGAATTATCCCTGATCTTATAAGGGCGTTTAGCAAAAAACAGGAATTGTCGGTAAGAAACCCGGAAGCTATACGTCCCTGGCAACACGTAATGGAACCGCTATTCGGCTATCTTCTACTGGCTGCATTGATGGCCAAAGAACCTATCCGGTTTGCCGCAGCGTGGAACTTTGGGCCCGAAGCGAAAGACACTCTTACAGTGAAGGATCTCGTTGAAATCGCAATCAAGCAATGGGGCAGCGGACAGATGAGGGTTGAGAACCCCAAACACCAATACCATGAAGCAAATTTACTGAAACTGGACATCAGCATGGCCGTCGGCATGTTAGGCTGGACTCCTCGCTATTCTGCAGAAAAAAGTATCGAAGTAACCATAAACTGGTATAAGGACTATCTGGATGGAAAGAATGCATTTGACATTATGAAAGATCAAATTAAAGCCTATACAAGTTGA